In Palaemon carinicauda isolate YSFRI2023 chromosome 28, ASM3689809v2, whole genome shotgun sequence, a single genomic region encodes these proteins:
- the LOC137622108 gene encoding leucine-rich repeat neuronal protein 1-like, producing MKKERKMKMAAQLRYILVTSTVYTCIISTAGMTTEEVKAYGYSSSCTENCICGVIRSSHLHQDLKTINCSFTGMKNFPEILPKDLQALNLKGNSIFNVLDSISHLNELQELDLSGNRIKSFGRGEMFQNMSKLSYLNIGKNSVSTIFHDNLRGPKGLKHLILSNNKINYIEDEALIDLLNLQILDLEHNLLGSLYEEWFHGLGNLVALNLAHNRIHNIPSSVFRALVSLQRLHLSGNRISIVNPRAFSGLVSLQVLKMEDNLLSRVPTTAFQSLPLLETLTLDQNPLTKLKPLDFSHLSVTRISLSQMPELIIIDAKAFYSLDNITFIQITDNKKLTYIDPRAFKDVDSLLELQLHNNNIQGLQKEMLRFLPEGTQMSLYDNPFRCDCNIRWLHNLISDKDEANLTIVEPEHMVCQTPPNLAHKLLKDLDIMKIPKVCIPNILNLTRTETVMGKVGEKKILECRALGYPIPNLYWKLPDGTYVNSTLNEVRRRFFSPGTLIYYHLQPTDGGKYTCFAFNSVGKTNFSIALNVTGINIHLFPIRVSSTFVTLVWNGTERRAFPTYKITVTEVDDNGTEIEKLDTRTASSLRKRFTISRLQPETHYKFCLGYEDNSGYWLLISCCFTNTQDIEFMLQGISRTSNVAVAAVVGIILVMTVVVCLVSVLSRKYRHRMYETPDKSTDGSIIPLDNLYRPLLMGS from the coding sequence atgaaaaaggaaagaaagatgaaaatggCGGCCCAACTTAGATACATTTTGGTGACATCGACCGTCTACACCTGCATAATCAGTACGGCTGGCATGACAACAGAAGAAGTAAAAGCATATGGCTACAGCTCCTCGTGCACTGAGAATTGCATTTGCGGAGTCATTCGTTCCAGCCACCTGCACCAAGACCTAAAAACCATAAATTGTTCCTTTACGGGGATGAAGAACTTTCCAGAAATACTACCCAAGGACCTGCAAGCACTAAACCTCAAGGGTAACTCCATATTCAATGTGCTTGACAGTATTTCTCACCTTAATGAACTGCAGGAGCTTGATCTGTCTGGAAACAGAATCAAGTCTTTTGGTAGAGGTGAAATGTTCCAGAATATGTCGAAATTGAGTTACTTGAATATTGGTAAAAATTCCGTTTCCACCATCTTCCATGATAATCTAAGAGGCCCCAAAGGCCTAAAACATCTAATACTTTCTAATAACAAAATTAACTACATTGAAGACGAAGCTCTAATCGACCTGCTTAATCTACAGATACTCGATCTCGAGCACAACCTCCTTGGATCACTATACGAGGAATGGTTTCATGGACTAGGAAATCTAGTTGCTCTAAACCTTGCACACAACAGAATCCATAACATTCCATCATCGGTTTTCCGAGCTCTAGTTTCTTTGCAAAGACTTCACTTGTCAGGAAACAGGATTTCTATTGTCAACCCAAGAGCATTTTCAGGTCTAGTGAGCCTCCAAGTCTTAAAGATGGAGGATAACCTCCTTTCAAGAGTGCCAACAACTGCTTTCCAGAGCTTACCATTGCTGGAAACTTTAACACTGGACCAAAATCCCCTTACAAAACTGAAACCCTTGGACTTTTCGCACCTCAGCGTTACCAGAATCAGTTTAAGTCAGATGCCAGAACTAATCATTATTGATGCCAAAGCCTTCTACAGTCTAGATAACATTACTTTCATTCAAATAACAGACAATAAGAAACTCACTTACATTGATCCTCGAGCCTTTAAAGACGTCGACTCTCTTTTAGAATTACAACTTCACAATAATAACATACAAGGTTTGCAAAAGGAAATGCTTCGATTTCTACCAGAGGGTACACAGATGTCCTTATATGACAACCCTTTTCGATGTGACTGTAATATCAGATGGTTACATAATCTGATTTCGGACAAAGATGAAGCTAATCTAACAATTGTTGAACCTGAACACATGGTATGTCAAACTCCACCTAATCTAGCACATAAACTACTTAAGGATCTAGATATCATGAAGATTCCAAAGGTGTGCATTCCCAACATACTCAACTTAACAAGGACGGAAACTGTCATGGGAAAAGTGGGAGAAAAGAAGATTCTCGAATGTAGAGCTCTCGGATATCCTATTCCCAACTTGTATTGGAAGTTGCCAGATGGAACGTATGTCAATTCAACTCTAAATGAAGTACGGCGAAGATTCTTTTCCCCAGGGACTCTGATATACTACCATTTACAACCCACAGATGGTGGAAAGTACACCTGCTTTGCCTTTAATTCAGTTGGCAAAACCAacttttccattgccctcaatgTGACAGGAATTAATATACATCTGTTTCCAATACGTGTTTCATCTACATTTGTTACTTTAGTTTGGAATGGAACAGAACGCCGAGCTTTTCCAACGTACAAGATCACAGTTACAGAAGTTGATGACAATGGTACAGAAATTGAAAAACTGGACACCAGAACAGCGAGTTCTCTCAGGAAGAGATTTACAATTAGCCGCCTACAGCCTGAAACGCACTATAAGTTCTGCCTGGGCTATGAGGATAACAGCGGCTACTGGCTTTTGATTTCCTGTTGCTTCACAAACACTCAAGATATTGAATTCATGTTACAAGGGATTTCTAGGACTTCAAATGTTGCAGTGGCTGCAGTAGTTGGTATAATACTGGTAATGACAGTAGTGGTATGTCTAGTGTCAGTATTATCGAGAAAATATCGCCACCGGATGTACGAGACACCCGACAAGAGCACGGATGGATCTATCATTCCTCTTGACAATTTGTATAGACCACTTCTGATGGGATCATGA